One segment of Triticum aestivum cultivar Chinese Spring chromosome 2A, IWGSC CS RefSeq v2.1, whole genome shotgun sequence DNA contains the following:
- the LOC123184576 gene encoding uncharacterized protein isoform X2 has product MDPNMKQLQGTLIDIETDAEQLLLARHQLVENDRMRNANREALTALRKKAKTTKTSVPSPFEIVMKEMEGTSAKQLVKEICSTCGNHDPKEHTWLMFPGSDILARVPFHVAHTVLDKDQEHLDYETKKLQSFVKEKSFVISKKGALADKISPGIVRSLVSLADKPK; this is encoded by the exons ATGGATCCCAACATGAAGCAGCTTCAAGGGACTCTGATTGACATAGAAACAGACGCGGAGCAACTTCTTCTGGCAAGGCATCAG CTAGTGGAGAACGATAGGATGAGGAATGCTAACAGGGAGGCCCTAACGGCCCTCCGGAAAAAAGCCAAGACAACTAAAACCAGTGTCCCATCTCCATTTGAGATCGTAATGAAAGAGATGGAAGGAACTTCCGCCAAACAGCTAGTGAAGGAGATATGCTCAACTTGCGGGAATCACGACCCCAAAGAACATACCTGGCTAATGTTTCCAGGCTCAGATATTTTGGCTCGTGTTCCATTTCATGTAGCGCACACTGTTCTGGATAAAG ATCAAGAGCATCTAGACTACGAGACCAAGAAGCTGCAAAGCTTTGTCAAGGAGAAATCGTTTGTGATCTCCAAGAAAGGCGCCCTCGCGGACAAGATCAGCCCGGGCATCGTGAGATCCCTCGTCAGCCTTGCAGATAAACCTAAGTAG
- the LOC123184576 gene encoding uncharacterized protein isoform X1, protein MDPNMKQLQGTLIDIETDAEQLLLARHQLVENDRMRNANREALTALRKKAKTTKTSVPSPFEIVMKEMEGTSAKQLVKEICSTCGNHDPKEHTWLMFPGSDILARVPFHVAHTVLDKEYLVVGPFPLQRSKLDLFLFEPSINYIYACVPEWKHTRRRTSWFKLVAWRSHVRSRASRLRDQEAAKLCQGEIVCDLQERRPRGQDQPGHREIPRQPCR, encoded by the exons ATGGATCCCAACATGAAGCAGCTTCAAGGGACTCTGATTGACATAGAAACAGACGCGGAGCAACTTCTTCTGGCAAGGCATCAG CTAGTGGAGAACGATAGGATGAGGAATGCTAACAGGGAGGCCCTAACGGCCCTCCGGAAAAAAGCCAAGACAACTAAAACCAGTGTCCCATCTCCATTTGAGATCGTAATGAAAGAGATGGAAGGAACTTCCGCCAAACAGCTAGTGAAGGAGATATGCTCAACTTGCGGGAATCACGACCCCAAAGAACATACCTGGCTAATGTTTCCAGGCTCAGATATTTTGGCTCGTGTTCCATTTCATGTAGCGCACACTGTTCTGGATAAAG AATATCTTGTTGTAGGACCGTTTCCACTTCAACGTTCAAAATTGGATCTCTTTCTGTTTGAACCCTCCATCAACTATATATATGCTTGTGTGCCCGAATGGAAGCACACCCGACGACGCACGAGCTGGTTCAAGCTCGTGGCGTGGCGGAGCCATGTGCG ATCAAGAGCATCTAGACTACGAGACCAAGAAGCTGCAAAGCTTTGTCAAGGAGAAATCGTTTGTGATCTCCAAGAAAGGCGCCCTCGCGGACAAGATCAGCCCGGGCATCGTGAGATCCCTCGTCAGCCTTGCAGATAA